Part of the Bacteroides acidifaciens genome, GCCAATCAAACTTCCATTGCCATTACTTCCCGCTTGGCTGCTCAGGATAAGAATAAGTGCTCCCATGGCGCCTACGAAAATTCCCAGTACTTTTTTGTTTGTAACCGGCTCTTTCAGATAAATAGCAGCTACAATCATGGTCACAATCGGTAAAGTCGTCGTAACAATCGAAGCGTCGATAGGCGAAGTCATGGACAGCCCGAAAATAAATACTCCCTGATTAAATACCAAAGCAAACAGCGAAGCGAAGAAGATTCTCAGCATATCCCGATGATTCACTTGTTCCTGTTTACAAAACATGGAAAGTATCCAGAAGGCTGCCGCTGCTCCCACCATACGGAAGGTGGTAACTGAAAGGGCTGAAAACTCTTGGAGGGCAGACTTGCCGATAGGTGCCATCAGCCCCCACATGACGTTTGCTGTAAGTGCAAATAGGTGACCGTGCAAATTCTTACTTTTGTTCATGTTGACAAGATTTAGTTTGCGATATATTTTCTTAATAAGAATAACATCTGAAAAGAGAAAACGGCTGCAAAGGTAGTTTTTTATTCTTGTATTTTCTGAATTTGATGAGTTTACTAGCAACTTTGTCGGATGATTTATTTATATTTGCCTTGATTAAACTTGAATATTATGGAACAACAGGCCAATTATATCCGTCGTATCGAAATCCATGGGCTATGGGAGCGCTTTAATATAGGATGGGATTTGCGTCCCGATGTGAACATCCTTTCCGGCATCAACGGAGTGGGGAAGACCACCATTCTGAACCGTTCCGTTGGTTATCTCGAAGAACTTTCCGGCGAAATGAAAAGTGACGAAAAGAACGGAGTGCGCCTTTTCTTCGACAATCCCGCTGCCACCTATATCCCTTACGATGTAATCCGTAGCTACGACCGTCCCCTGATTATGGGTGACTTCACAGCCCGCATGGCAGATAAGAATGTAAAGTCCGAACTCGACTGGCAGCTCTATCTCTTGCAACGCCGTTACCTCGACTACCAGGTCAACATCGGCAATAAAATGATAGAAATGCTTTCCAGTACTGATGAAGAAGAACGCCGCAGGGCAGCCACCCTGTCCATAGCCAAGCGTCGTTTCCAAGATATGATTGACGAACTTTTCAGCTACACCCGCAAGAAGATAGACCGAAAACGGAACGACATCGCCTTCTATCAGGATGGTGAACTGCTATTCCCCTACAAACTGTCTTCCGGTGAAAAGCAAATGCTCGTCATCCTGCTCACCGTACTCGTGCAGGACAACAGCCATTGCGTACTCTTTATGGACGAGCCGGAAGCCTCACTCCACATAGAATGGCAACAAAAACTGATAGCCATGATACGTGAACTGAATCCGAATGTACAGATTATCCTGACTACCCATTCGCCTGCCGTCATTATGGAAGGCTGGCTGGATGCCGTCACGGAAGTGAGTGACATCTCGACGGAAGCAGACGGATTTAAAGTATCCCCCGTCCATTAATCACTTATCACTAAACCGTTAATCACTAACTACATGGCAACTTCACTACGAGATAACCTGACTTCTTCCTACTTCAACGCAGCCCACAAACTTTATTCGAAGAAGGCTCGCCGGCGTATCATTGCTTACGTAGAAAGCTATGACGATATCGCATTCTGGCGTACGCTGCTTGAAGAGTTTGAAGATGACGAACACTATTTCCAAGTGATGCTCCCTTCCGCCAACTCCCTCGCGAAAGGGAAAAAGATGGTTCTCATGAACACGTTGAATACAGCCGAGTTGGGAAGAAGTCTGATAGCCTGCGTAGACAGCGATTATGACTTCCTGTTGCAGGGAGCCACCAATACTTCCCGCAAAATCAACCGGAACAAATACATATTCCAAACCTATACGTACGCCATTGAGAACTACCATTGTTTTGCCGAAAGTCTGCATGAAGTATGCGTACAAGCCACATTGAACGACCGCTTTATCTTTGATTTCAATGCTTACC contains:
- a CDS encoding DMT family transporter yields the protein MNKSKNLHGHLFALTANVMWGLMAPIGKSALQEFSALSVTTFRMVGAAAAFWILSMFCKQEQVNHRDMLRIFFASLFALVFNQGVFIFGLSMTSPIDASIVTTTLPIVTMIVAAIYLKEPVTNKKVLGIFVGAMGALILILSSQAGSNGNGSLIGDLLCLTAQISFSIYLTVFKGLTQQYSAVTINKWMFVYASMCYIPFSYYDISTIQWASISTVAIIQVLYVVLGGSFLAYLCIMTAQRLLRPTVVSMYNYMQPIVATIAAIIMGIGSFGWQKGLAIALVFLGVYIVTQSKSRADFEKAGKEL
- a CDS encoding AAA family ATPase is translated as MEQQANYIRRIEIHGLWERFNIGWDLRPDVNILSGINGVGKTTILNRSVGYLEELSGEMKSDEKNGVRLFFDNPAATYIPYDVIRSYDRPLIMGDFTARMADKNVKSELDWQLYLLQRRYLDYQVNIGNKMIEMLSSTDEEERRRAATLSIAKRRFQDMIDELFSYTRKKIDRKRNDIAFYQDGELLFPYKLSSGEKQMLVILLTVLVQDNSHCVLFMDEPEASLHIEWQQKLIAMIRELNPNVQIILTTHSPAVIMEGWLDAVTEVSDISTEADGFKVSPVH